One Deltaproteobacteria bacterium DNA window includes the following coding sequences:
- the mvaD gene encoding diphosphomevalonate decarboxylase, with protein sequence MVGADSTARANVNVALVKYWGKRDPALNLPATGSISLTLDGLGVEAAVDFGAGEADHVVIDGVDAAGEEAKRVVRFLDLVRAAARRREAKVVMRSTVPRGIGLASSAAAFAALALAASRAAGLTLDPSALSALARRGSGSAARSIFGGFVEWHRGERADGVDSFAEPLAPIDHWDLRTVVAVTSTAPKAVSSRDGMLRTAASPFYPAWVAGAEADLAEARAAIRARDIEALGLVAEHSALKMHAAALAARPPLVYWRAATVECMHRVWALRAEGVAAFFTIDAGPQVKVLCAPADAARVAAALEAVPGVARILACGPGRGAEVVA encoded by the coding sequence CAGCATCTCGCTCACCCTCGACGGGCTCGGGGTGGAGGCCGCGGTCGACTTCGGCGCTGGCGAGGCCGATCACGTCGTGATCGATGGGGTCGACGCCGCCGGCGAGGAGGCCAAGCGGGTCGTGCGCTTCCTCGACCTCGTCCGCGCGGCGGCCCGCCGCCGCGAGGCGAAGGTCGTGATGCGCAGCACGGTGCCCCGCGGCATCGGGCTCGCGTCGTCGGCGGCGGCGTTCGCCGCGCTGGCGCTCGCCGCGAGCCGCGCGGCGGGCCTGACGCTCGACCCCTCGGCACTCTCCGCGCTTGCCCGGCGCGGCTCGGGATCGGCAGCGCGCTCGATCTTCGGCGGCTTCGTCGAGTGGCATCGGGGCGAGCGGGCGGACGGCGTCGATTCGTTCGCCGAGCCGCTCGCCCCCATCGACCACTGGGACCTCCGCACGGTCGTCGCGGTCACCAGCACGGCCCCGAAGGCCGTGTCCTCGCGCGACGGCATGCTGCGCACGGCGGCCTCGCCGTTCTATCCCGCCTGGGTCGCCGGCGCAGAGGCGGACCTCGCCGAGGCGCGGGCGGCGATCCGTGCCCGCGATATCGAAGCGCTCGGCCTGGTCGCCGAGCACAGCGCCCTCAAGATGCACGCGGCGGCGCTCGCGGCACGGCCGCCGCTCGTCTACTGGCGCGCGGCGACGGTCGAGTGCATGCATCGCGTGTGGGCGCTCCGCGCCGAGGGGGTGGCCGCCTTCTTCACCATCGATGCCGGGCCCCAGGTGAAGGTGCTCTGCGCGCCGGCCGACGCGGCGCGCGTGGCGGCGGCGCTCGAGGCGGTGCCGGGCGTCGCGCGCATCCTCGCGTGCGGGCCGGGCCGTGGCGCCGAGGTGGTCGCGTGA